One region of Triticum aestivum cultivar Chinese Spring chromosome 6B, IWGSC CS RefSeq v2.1, whole genome shotgun sequence genomic DNA includes:
- the LOC123136243 gene encoding uncharacterized protein isoform X1 has product MLMVVVGTRVDLIGERRPHVHGGGEQRKRTGGREEEGPLAGLQPTSILARIPSPPTSMRPVATGFPVHPSRQSSSLLAFTASSAVQSSASEERRPTPAAWDAILGHAMCGPQCEPCGSSDVCVWLALTSKVMKTTLGQRYSASSVACSLLPAAPSEIASQSIFQACAAYRLPMCGGTKASEKSSNDGHKCNGQSHLVVT; this is encoded by the exons ATGTTGATGGTGGTGGTGGGAACTCGCGTGGATCTCATCGGAGAACGGCGGCCACACGTGCACGGCGGCGGTGAGCAAAGGAAGAGGACTggaggcagggaggaagaaggtcCTCTCGCGGGTCTACAGCCAACGTCCATCCTGGCGAGGATCCCCTCTCCTCCCACCAGCATGCGGCCCGTCGCCACGGGCTTCCCCGTGCATCCCTCGCGGCAGTCCTCCTCTCTTCTCGCCTTTACTGCGAGCAGTGCAGTGCAGTCCTCGGCGTCGGAAGAACGGCGGCCTACTCCGGCGGCATGGGATGCAATACTTGGGCACGCGATGTGCGGTCCGCAGTGTGAGCCA TGCGGTTCGTCGGACGTTTGTGTGTGGCTCGCACTAACCAGCAAGGTGATGAAGACTACCCTGGGTCAACGCTATTCTGCCTCCTCTGTTGCGTGCAGTTTGCTGCCTGCTGCACCGTCGGAGATTGCCTCGCAGTCCATATTTCAAGCCTGTGCAGCTTACAGACTACCTATGTGCG GTGGTACAAAGGCCAGCGAGAAAAGCTCCAACGATGGACATAAATGCAATGGCCAGAGCCACCTCGTAGTGACTTGA
- the LOC123136243 gene encoding uncharacterized protein isoform X2 — translation MLMVVVGTRVDLIGERRPHVHGGGEQRKRTGGREEEGPLAGLQPTSILARIPSPPTSMRPVATGFPVHPSRQSSSLLAFTASSAVQSSASEERRPTPAAWDAILGHAMCGPQLRFVGRLCVARTNQQGDEDYPGSTLFCLLCCVQFAACCTVGDCLAVHISSLCSLQTTYVRWYKGQREKLQRWT, via the exons ATGTTGATGGTGGTGGTGGGAACTCGCGTGGATCTCATCGGAGAACGGCGGCCACACGTGCACGGCGGCGGTGAGCAAAGGAAGAGGACTggaggcagggaggaagaaggtcCTCTCGCGGGTCTACAGCCAACGTCCATCCTGGCGAGGATCCCCTCTCCTCCCACCAGCATGCGGCCCGTCGCCACGGGCTTCCCCGTGCATCCCTCGCGGCAGTCCTCCTCTCTTCTCGCCTTTACTGCGAGCAGTGCAGTGCAGTCCTCGGCGTCGGAAGAACGGCGGCCTACTCCGGCGGCATGGGATGCAATACTTGGGCACGCGATGTGCGGTCCGCAGT TGCGGTTCGTCGGACGTTTGTGTGTGGCTCGCACTAACCAGCAAGGTGATGAAGACTACCCTGGGTCAACGCTATTCTGCCTCCTCTGTTGCGTGCAGTTTGCTGCCTGCTGCACCGTCGGAGATTGCCTCGCAGTCCATATTTCAAGCCTGTGCAGCTTACAGACTACCTATGTGCG GTGGTACAAAGGCCAGCGAGAAAAGCTCCAACGATGGACATAA